A genomic stretch from Oleomonas cavernae includes:
- a CDS encoding DUF1194 domain-containing protein, whose translation MIGRLALLVALCLPAAGRAASVDVALVLALDSSSSVNRDEFFLQTQGIAAAFADPEVQAAIDAGPKGTIAVAIMEWSHPTRQNLSLDWQLVTAGNAAAYAESVSNMPRYIEGGGTAVGAALLRAGAVVDAVPHQAARKVIDLSGDGKTSAGPPAAPIRDSLVVRGITINALAVVNEEPDVDSFFARDVIGGPGAFVEVARDYDDFVNAIKRKLLRELKPEPLVAAIISPRQ comes from the coding sequence TTGATCGGGCGCCTCGCCCTTCTCGTGGCACTCTGCCTGCCCGCCGCGGGGCGGGCCGCATCGGTCGACGTCGCGCTGGTGCTGGCGCTCGACTCGTCGTCCTCGGTGAACCGGGACGAATTCTTCCTGCAGACCCAGGGCATCGCCGCCGCCTTTGCCGACCCCGAGGTGCAGGCCGCGATCGACGCCGGCCCCAAGGGCACCATCGCCGTGGCGATCATGGAATGGTCGCATCCCACGCGGCAGAACCTGAGCCTGGACTGGCAACTGGTGACCGCGGGCAATGCCGCCGCCTATGCCGAAAGCGTCAGCAATATGCCGCGTTACATCGAAGGTGGCGGCACGGCGGTGGGCGCCGCCCTGCTGCGGGCGGGCGCCGTCGTCGACGCGGTGCCGCACCAGGCGGCGCGCAAGGTCATCGACCTGTCGGGTGACGGCAAGACCAGCGCCGGCCCGCCAGCGGCCCCCATCCGCGACAGCCTGGTGGTCCGCGGCATCACCATCAATGCGCTGGCGGTGGTCAACGAGGAGCCGGACGTCGACAGTTTCTTTGCCCGCGACGTCATCGGCGGCCCGGGCGCCTTCGTCGAGGTCGCCAGGGATTACGACGACTTCGTCAATGCGATCAAGCGCAAGCTGCTGCGCGAACTCAAACCCGAGCCGCTGGTCGCGGCAATCATATCGCCTCGACAGTGA
- a CDS encoding NfeD family protein, producing the protein MAEPIVLVYWYWYALAGVLIILEILAPGIVFLWLAIGAVAAGTVLLAVPDLIWYFQAAIFAVASALALLFGHNLLRSTGQEAAAKGLNQRGVSLIGAEAVLIEPVVNGTGRVRLGDGSWAVTAATDLPVGTRVRVIAADGPRLTVEAI; encoded by the coding sequence ATGGCAGAGCCGATCGTCCTGGTCTACTGGTACTGGTACGCCCTGGCCGGCGTCCTGATCATTCTGGAGATCCTGGCCCCGGGGATCGTCTTTCTGTGGCTGGCGATCGGCGCCGTTGCCGCCGGCACCGTGCTGCTCGCGGTGCCCGATTTGATCTGGTACTTCCAGGCCGCCATCTTCGCCGTGGCCAGCGCACTGGCCTTGCTGTTCGGCCATAATCTGCTGCGCAGCACCGGGCAGGAGGCGGCGGCGAAGGGGCTCAACCAGCGCGGCGTATCGCTGATCGGTGCCGAGGCGGTCCTGATCGAGCCGGTCGTGAACGGCACCGGCCGGGTACGCCTGGGTGACGGCAGTTGGGCCGTAACCGCGGCAACGGATTTGCCCGTCGGTACCCGCGTGCGCGTGATCGCCGCCGACGGTCCCCGCCTCACTGTCGAGGCGATATGA